The Rosa rugosa chromosome 1, drRosRugo1.1, whole genome shotgun sequence genomic sequence ACGCCATTGTCATCGCTGCAGTTGCAGAAGAATCTGGAAACCAACACCGAGGGCGCGGTTCTCATCCGGGTCGTGCACCAAATGAGGAACGACTTAGAGAAGAAAGGGGCAAAGGTATGTTGGCCGACTACTTTGTCGACCGGCCAGTGTTCAAAGATCCGGTGTTCCGAACACGTTACAGAATGAGTCTCAATCTCTTCAAGCGTATATCTACTGACCTTTGCCAGTATGATCGTTACTTTGTGCAAAGCTCAGATGCTACCGGCAAAGTCGGACTGCTTCCGGAGCAGAAGATGACAGTTGCCTTGCGAATGCTTGCTTACGGTGCAGGGGCAGATCAATGTGCTGAGTATTGTCGGATGGCGAAATCCACCTCCGTCGCAGCCCTTCAGCACTTTACACGAGGAATTGTTGATCTTTACTCAGCAGAATACCTCCGCGCTCCAACTGCAGCGGACCTCAGACGACTTCTTGCCAAAGCTGAGAGGAGAGGTTTTCCAGGAATGATTAGGAGCATCGACTGTATGCATtggcaatggaagaattgtccGACAGGTTGGGCTGGAGAATATAGTGGTAGGAAACAGATCCCCACTATCATCCTGGAAGCAGTCGCATCTTACGACACCTGGATTTGGCACGCATTCTTTGGAATTCCCGGGGCATGCAACGACCTGAACGTCTTAGCAAAGTCTCCGTTGTTTGATGAGCTTACCGCCGGTAGAGCACCTCTGATCCAATTCCAAGTTAACAACAGAGCTCACAGTTTAGGGTACTATCTCGCCGACGGTATTT encodes the following:
- the LOC133732114 gene encoding uncharacterized protein LOC133732114, with protein sequence MNNLWDQIRRSQDEDDEEMMATNAIVIAAVAEESGNQHRGRGSHPGRAPNEERLREERGKGMLADYFVDRPVFKDPVFRTRYRMSLNLFKRISTDLCQYDRYFVQSSDATGKVGLLPEQKMTVALRMLAYGAGADQCAEYCRMAKSTSVAALQHFTRGIVDLYSAEYLRAPTAADLRRLLAKAERRGFPGMIRSIDCMHWQWKNCPTGWAGEYSGRKQIPTIILEAVASYDTWIWHAFFGIPGACNDLNVLAKSPLFDELTAGRAPLIQFQVNNRAHSLGYYLADGIYPRWATFLKTVRNPTRPKEIEFTKAQEGYRKDVERCFGILQSRFGIVRGAARGWHKEDLRYIMLTCIILHNMIVENERPEDSDDELESDDEEANNMRPRIAEVWEGPTGRDFDPVGRDAHHMNGFMDRYQQIRSDQSHSNLQEDLIQHFWEFQGNRSI